Proteins from a single region of Theileria parva strain Muguga chromosome 1, complete sequence, whole genome shotgun sequence:
- a CDS encoding Asparagine synthase family protein, with amino-acid sequence MDGNEYIEAEFRVKDERFDASEIECKLAKFNEVALEHDSSINNSNDGLFSSCNIENCKLSSSRNTLDFESDVFNLSIKCSKIVKICNLCILALYGNFSPGNQTQKLCINSVYDVLNFLSQFTGSFSLIYISLHTGRIYILKDDYGFKSLLVSFNTENKTVVISDKALNTNGKCYELPPFITLLFGKNLSMYLRPKSNIHKLTGKEFPQTLITDDLVNHVINNIHNELISSIKEICNVSGPKECVSILFSGGLDSTLISVITLSQTKFSYYQLINVCFKDSADVSEFGVAPDRITSLLSYEELVNLFPNLDIRLVLIDVSSEDYSRDEPEIFALTYPNNTHMDLNIGASLYYAGTLKGKLLSKEFFKSKDWSQMKSNISILKSINFKVTISKKNSVKSGVFMELDESQAESDSNINLSEFLSELNKYCTDYTSVTSHVLMGTGADELFGGYGRHVSAKIYDQYSLSNIDHSFTQEIYKDIVRLWKRNFGRDDRVLNFRNLNALYPFLANNIVNSMLTLPFNPAVIVDFLDPPNWFKSLNIYRGIDANLLLNSEFLSNSSGKSVSIFINKWILREIAYMNGLRMCCNFKKRAIQFGTKSAKIFNRLHNMSNRHASNKGSNILHLYISS; translated from the exons ATGGACGGAAATGAGTATATTGAGGCTGAATTTAGGGTAAAAGATGAAAGGTTTGATGCTTCTGAAATTGAATGTAAATTAgctaaatttaatgagGTTGCTCTTGAACATGATTCTTCcataaataattcaaatGATGGTTTATTCTCATCTTGTAATATAGAAAACTGTAAATTATCTTCATCACGCAACACTTTGGATTTCGAATCCGatgtttttaatttaagtataaaatgtaGTAAGATTGTAAAGATTTGtaatttatgtattttaGCACTTTATGGCAATTTTTCACCTGGTAATCAAACGCAAAAACTATGTATCAACAGTGTTTATGATGTTTTAAACTTCTTATCACAGTTCACAGGTTCTTTTTCTCTGATTTATATCTCACTTCACACTGGACGCATTTATATCTTGAAGGATGATTATGGTTTTAAATCACTTCTTGTTTCTTTTAACACTGAAAACAAGACCGTAGTTATAAGTGATAAAGCCTTAAATACAAATGGAAAGTGTTATGAGTTACCTCCGTTCATAACACTActttttggtaaaaatttgaGTATGTATTTAAGGCCTAAGAGTAATATACACAAGTTGACAGGGAAGGAATTTCCACAGACTTTAATAACAGATGACTTAGTGAACCAcgtaataaataacatacACAATGAATTGATTAGTAGTATAAAAGAAATTTGTAATGTATCAGGCCCAAAAGAGTGTgttagtatattattttcaggCGGTTTAGATTCCACCCTAATCTCAGTAATTACTCTATCACAGacaaaattttcatattaCCAACTTATCAATGTTTGTTTTAAAGACTCAGCTGATGTTTCTGAGTTTGGAGTAGCACCGGATAGGATAACTTCTTTACTGAGTTATGAAGAGTTGGTTAACTTGTTCCCCAATTTGGATATTAGACTTGTGTTAATTGACGTTTCAAGTGAAGATTACTCCAGAGATGAGCCTGAGATATTTGCTCTGACTTACCCAAATAACACTCACATGGACCTCAACATTGGAGCCTCACTGTACTACGCAGGCACTCTCAAGGGCAAACTCCTATCAAAAGAGTTTTTCAAATCAAAAGATTGGAGTCAAATGAAGTCAAacatttcaattttaaagtcAATTAACTTCAAAGTTACCATTTCCAAGAA gaatagtgttaaaagtGGTGTATTTATGGAGTTAGATGAATCGCAGGCTGAATCTGATtcaaacattaatttatctgAATTTCTATCtgaattaaacaaatactGCACTG ATTATACATCTGTTACAAGTCATGTCTTAATGGGAACTGGTGCTGACGAGTTGTTTGGGGGCTATGGCAGGCATGTTTCAGCTAAAATTTATGACCAATATTCTCTTTCCAACATTGATCATAGTTTTACACAGGAAATATACAA AGACATTGTTAGATTATGGAAACGGAATTTTGGACGAGATGATCGAGTATTGAATTTTAGGAATTTGAATGCACTGTACCCGTTTTTAGCAAATAACATCGTAAACTCTATGTTAACTTTACCCTTTAATCCTGCAGTAATTGTTGACTTTCTGGATCCTCCAAACTGGTTTAAAAGTCTTAACATTTACAGAGGAATTGATGCAAACcttttattaaattctGAGTTTTTATCTAATTCTAGTGGTAAATCCGTGTCAATCTTCATTAACAAGTGGATCTTGAGGGAAATCGCCTATATGAACGGCCTTAGAATGTGCTGTAACTTTAAGAAGAGAGCTATACAATTTGGTACCAAAAGTGCTAAAATATTCAACAGATTACATAACATGTCAAATCGACATGCTTCCAATAAAGGATCCAATATACTTCACTTATACATATCTTCGTAG